GGTATTCACATTCACTGCTCCGGCAAAGGTATTAAAACTGATAACCCAAGCTCACAAAACCCATTGTGGTATCACTCTCAAAGAATGTGATATTCGAGTCAGTCTTGCTCGAATTTATACCCGCACTTATGGCATATTTTTTCCACCCGAAGGGGTTCGGAAAAGTGGCCAGAATGCCTGCTCCATATGTCCTGCCATCCCTGGTCTTAAAATAGATGGGATGTGTACTGTCGAACTGCGCTGTATTGCCGTAAATACGGGCAGTAATAACGGCCACAGACATATGCATGTTCAGGGCTAAAGAGCCTTCATACTGGTTGTAACTGTTGCTTTTTCCATCATATTCGCCTCTTTCATATGTCAATGCCGGAATAAGACTGAGTATTTCCGTGAGGGGCTGACGGTAGTTAATGCTAAATGTATGTGTCATACCGTCCTGCCTGAGGTCTGAGTTTATGGAACCGATAACATCGTTGCTTACGTCAGTTACAGATGCCCTGTATGATAAAGAAAAATTAGTATCAAAAGCGTTGCCGTAGATAATCTTGCCTCCAAAAACCCTCGTACTCGTTGATGTCCTGTACAATACATAGGGGTTTTGCCAGTCCTTCGCAACCAGCGAATAAAAACCATAAATATCGATAGAACTCTTTTCAAACCTCTGTCTTACTCCGGCGCTGAGGCTCCCCGGCTCAAGGGCAGAGTTGATGTAAAAGGTTGTCGCCCCCTTCCCGCCTACAGCACCATTTTCAGGGATAACTTTAAAATCAATATAAGGAAATGCCAGATAAAACGAGCTTGAGTCGGGCTTCGAATAAATACTTGTAATCGTTCTTTTTCCATTACCCCAGAGGTTGTCGGATTTAGTTACAAACATACCCCACATCCCGACAGAAACATCATATTTCTCAGCACTGAGATGGGAAATGCTGGAAAAAGATACGCATGCCGCAAAGATCAAAACAATCCCTATTTTCTTAAGCATATATTTCTTCCCTTTCTTTAGTCAGTTTTCCCTTTACATTTCCCTGCTGCTTTCAATTCATTCTCCTCATCATCAACATGTTTTACATGCTATCAAACGTAAACAATGACATTTTGTAGTTCTTTGCCTTTACATAAAGTATACAATCCACGATGTCCACAGAAGTTTCAGCAAACATGTCTAAGGCGTCTATCAGTTCTTTTTTGTCTTTATTTAGAATTCCTTTATAACCGAGAAACTGTTTGAGTTTTGTTGATGCCTCTGATTTAGGGACATTGTAGTATTTTAAGAGGACGCAAACACATTCAACAAGAACGCTTTCAAGGATAATTATGCTCTCTGTTCCTGTCC
This genomic interval from Pseudomonadota bacterium contains the following:
- a CDS encoding DUF2860 family protein, which encodes MLKKIGIVLIFAACVSFSSISHLSAEKYDVSVGMWGMFVTKSDNLWGNGKRTITSIYSKPDSSSFYLAFPYIDFKVIPENGAVGGKGATTFYINSALEPGSLSAGVRQRFEKSSIDIYGFYSLVAKDWQNPYVLYRTSTSTRVFGGKIIYGNAFDTNFSLSYRASVTDVSNDVIGSINSDLRQDGMTHTFSINYRQPLTEILSLIPALTYERGEYDGKSNSYNQYEGSLALNMHMSVAVITARIYGNTAQFDSTHPIYFKTRDGRTYGAGILATFPNPFGWKKYAISAGINSSKTDSNITFFESDTTMGFVSLGYQF
- a CDS encoding PIN domain-containing protein produces the protein MTNRKAKLPDTNTIIGYLLRDNEELYGKAQVVFEKVRTGTESIIILESVLVECVCVLLKYYNVPKSEASTKLKQFLGYKGILNKDKKELIDALDMFAETSVDIVDCILYVKAKNYKMSLFTFDSM